From a single Gavia stellata isolate bGavSte3 chromosome 5, bGavSte3.hap2, whole genome shotgun sequence genomic region:
- the LZTS3 gene encoding leucine zipper putative tumor suppressor 3, with amino-acid sequence MATLETLPVLSDPTYPSPENFHGFAPQPSQPTSQSTMGSVGSGVANDQEFAMKSVGTRTQSSSRQTEGSRNGYSTREISNRYSGEEKTYRSEKVSNSLYINGDLRKSEKVKMDICGNVTTNNEKNMPPPPQYREPSNPPKILPISGKLDQSNEPLVRPSAFKPVVPKNFHSMQNLCPPQSNGVTENRKSLNHANSNSPSAPKTGLDKSSLNRTTNQVGGLSDSGRNSLTSLPTYGTGYSQHVGPMSASTSHINRIGTTYVDKNIVGYNGISTSDSGRSSSKSTSSFSRLNHLNETMPFHSPSTDDIIQDLEDRLWEKEQEVLQMRRNLDKSEAAIFQVFEEKQKIWEREMEDLRQNYANKLQQVSKKAQRAQQALQLQIFKLQQEKKKLQDDMGQLLQQREELEKKFVAFKKEQAEFLPKIEETKWEVCQKAGEISLLKQQLKDSQADVSQKLNEIVGLRTQLKEGKNFLREKEEQILTLKDSYSSKSVNLEICESELQRKMSEVQVLREKLNHCELEVSGLKRTLASMGPPGPFGGDLGEKLRDPLACESDEAKMQRQSEDSVNTLRKEVERLQTELKLERQQREQQVMDFEEERRTWQEEKEKVIKYQKQLQLNYVEMYQKNQLLEHKVNEMNTKATSPPHTEEKKTWTPSRLERIESTEI; translated from the exons ATGGCCACGCTAGAGACACTGCCCGTTCTTAGTGACCCAACCTACCCCAGCCCGGAGAACTTCCACGGTTTTGCTCCCCAGCCATCCCAACCCACCTCCCAGAGCACCATGGGGAGCGTGGGCAGCGGAGTCGCCAACGATCAAGAGTTTGCCATGAAGAGCGTGGGGACCCGGACACAGAGCAGCAGCCGGCAGACAGAGGGCTCTCGCAACGGGTACTCCACACGGGAGATCTCCAACCGCTACTCCGGAGAGGAGAAGACATACAGGTCGGAGAAGGTCTCCAATTCCCTCTACATCAACGGCGACCTGCGCAAGAGTGAGAAGGTGAAGATGGACATCTGTGGGAATGTGACCACCAACAACGAGAAGAACATGCCGCCTCCTCCACAATACCGAGAGCCCAGTAACCCACCAAAGATATTGCCAATCTCCGGCAAACTAGACCAG agcAATGAGCCCTTAGTTAGACCCTCAGCCTTTAAACCAGTAGTTCCTAAAAACTTCCATTCCATGCAGAACCTCTGCCCGCCGCAGAGCAACGGGGTGACAGAGAACAGAAAGAGCTTGAACCATGCCAACAGCAATAGCCCGTCCGCACCCAAAACTGGACTTGACAAGAGCAGCCTTAACAGGACTACAAACCAAGTGGGGGGCCTTTCCGATTCAGGCCGTAACTCGTTAACGAGCCTGCCCACGTACGGGACAGGCTACAGCCAGCACGTGGGTCCAATGAGCGCCTCCACGAGCCACATCAACCGCATTGGTACAACCTACGTGGACAAGAACATCGTGGGATACAACGGGATATCTACCTCAGACAGTGGGCGGTCTTCGAGCAAGAGCACCTCTTCGTTCAGCAGACTGAACCATCTCAACGAAACAATGCCTTTCCACTCGCCTTCAACGGATGACATCATCCAAGACCTGGAAGATCGGCtgtgggagaaggagcaggaggtgctccagatGCGAAGGAACTTGGACAAAAGCGAGGCAGCCATTTTCCAAGTGTTcgaggagaagcagaagatcTGGGAGAGGGAAATGGAGGACCTGAGGCAAAACTATGCCAACAAATTGCAACAGGTCTCCAAAAAGGCGCAGCGGGCTCAACAGGCCTTGCAGCTCCAAATCTTCAAGctccagcaagagaaaaaaaaactccAAGATGATATGGGACAACTTCTCCAGCAAagagaggagctggagaaaaaaTTTGTGGCTTTCAAGAAGGAACAGGCTGAGTTTCTCCCAAAGATTGAAGAGACCAAGTGGGAG GTGTGCCAGAAGGCAGGTGAGatctccctgctcaagcagcagctgaaggacTCCCAAGCGGACGTCTCCCAGAAGCTGAACGAGATCGTGGGACTGCGGACACAGCTTAAGGAAGGTAAGAACTTCCTACgggagaaggaggagcagaTCCTCACCCTGAAGGACTCCTACAGCTCCAAGAGCGTCAACCTGGAGATCTGCGAGAGCGAGCTGCAGCGGAAGATGAGCGAGGTCCAGGTGCTGAGGGAAAAACTGAACCACTGTGAGCTGGAGGTCTCCGGCCTGAAGCGGACACTTGCCAGCATGGGACCTCCGGGGCCTTTTGGTGGGGACCTTGGTGAGAAGCTGCGGGACCCGCTGGCCTGCGAGAGCGACGAAGCCAAGATGCAGCGGCAGAGCGAGGACAGCGTCAACACGCTGCGGAAGGAGGTGGAGCGGCTCCAGACGGAGCTGAAGCTGGAGCGGCAGCAGCGGGAGCAGCAGGTGATGGACTTTGAGGAGGAGCGGCGCACATggcaagaagagaaagagaaagtcATCAAGTACCAGAAACAGCTACAACTGAACTACGTGGAGATGTACCAGAAGAATCAGCTCCTGGAGCACAAGGTGAACGAAATGAACACGAAGGCCACCAGCCCCCCGCACACcgaggagaaaaaaacatggaCTCCCTCCAGACTCGAGCGAATAGAGTCCACCGAGATCTGA